In one Choloepus didactylus isolate mChoDid1 chromosome 1, mChoDid1.pri, whole genome shotgun sequence genomic region, the following are encoded:
- the KPNA4 gene encoding importin subunit alpha-3 isoform X2, translating to MWLTVCPLQTMRRQRNEVVVELRKNKRDEHLLKRRNVPHEDICEDSDIDGDYRVQNTSLEAIVQNASSDNQGIQLSAVQAARKLLSSDRNPPIDDLIKSGILPILVHCLERDDNPSLQFEAAWALTNIASGTSEQTQAVVQSNAVPLFLRLLHSPHQNVCEQAVWALGNIIGDGPQCRDYVISLGVVKPLLSFISPSIPITFLRNVTWVMVNLCRHKDPPPPMETIQEILPALCVLIHHTDVNILVDTVWALSYLTDAGNEQIQMVIDSGIVPHLVPLLSHQEVKVQTAALRAVGNIVTGTDEQTQVVLNCDALSHFPALLTHPKEKINKEAVWFLSNITAGNQQQVQAVIDANLVPMIIHLLDKGDFGTQKEAAWAISNLTISGRKDQVAYLIQQNVIPPFCNLLTVKDAQVVQVVLDGLSNILKMAEDEAETIANLIEECGGLEKIEQLQNHENEDIYKLAYEIIDQFFSSDDIDEDPSLVPEAIQGGTFGFNSSANVPTEGFQF from the exons ACTATGAGACGACAACGAAATGAAGTTGTAGTTGAGTTAAGGAAG aataaaagagATGAACATCTCTTAAAGAGAAGGAATGTACCACATGAAGATATCTGTGAAGACTCTGATATAGATGGTGATTATAGAGTG CAAAATACCTCTCTAGAAGCTATTGTTCAA aatGCTTCAAGTGATAACCAAGGAATTCAACTAAGTGCAGTTCAAGCTGCGAG GAAACTTTTATCCAGTGACAGAAATCCACCAATTGATGACTTAATAAAATCTGGAATATTGCCTATTTTAGTCCATTGTCTTGAAAGAGATGACAA TCCTTCTTTACAGTTTGAAGCTGCATGGGCTTTGACAAACATTGCATCTGGAACCTCTGAACAAACGCAAGCAGTCGTTCAGTCCA ATGCTGTGCCACTTTTTCTGAGGCTTCTCCATTCACCCCATCAAAACGTTTGTGAGCAAGCAGTGTGGGCACTGGGAAATATCATAG GTGATGGGCCCCAGTGTAGAGATTATGTTATAAGTCTTGGAGTTGTGAAACCTTTACTTTCCTTCATAAGTCCATCTATTCCTATTACATTCTTAAGAAATGTTACTTGGGTCATGGTCAACTTATGTCGCCACAAAGACCCACCACCCCCAATGGAAACCATTCAAGAG ATTCTCCCAGCCCTTTGTGTTTTAATTCATCACACAGATGTAAAT aTATTGGTAGATACTGTCTGGGCCCTCTCTTACCTTACTGATGCTGGCAATGAACAGATACAGATGGTAATAGACTCTGGAATAGTTCCTCATTTGGTTCCTCTACTCAGCCACCAGGAAGTAAAAGTTCAG ACTGCTGCACTTAGAGCTGTAGGGAATATTGTTACTGGAACTGATGAGCAAACACAAGTAGTTTTGAACTGTGATGCTCTTTCACACTTTCCTGCACTTctgacacatcccaaagaaaaaattaataaa GAAGCAGTGTGGTTCCTCTCTAACATCACGGCAGGAAATCAACAACAGGTTCAAGCAGTAATTGATGCTAATCTCGTACCAATGATAATACACCTTTTGGATAAG GGGGATTTTGGCACTCAAAAAGAAGCTGCTTGGGCCATAAGTAACTTAACAATTAGTGGAAGGAAAGATCAA GTGGCCTACCTTATCCAACAAAATGTTATCCCACCTTTTTGCAATTTGCTGACTGTAAAAGATGCACAAGTTGTGCAAGTAGTACTTGATGGACTaagtaatatattaaaaatggcTGAAGACGAGGCAGAAACCATAGCCAATCTTATAGAAGAATGTGGAG GACTGGAGAAAATTGAACAACTTCAAAATCATGAAAATGAAGACATCTACAAATTGGCCTATGAGATCATTGATCAGTTCTTCTCTTCAGATGAT attGATGAAGATCCTAGCCTTGTTCCAGAAGCAATACAAGGTGGAACATTTGGTTTCAATTCATCTGCCAATGTACCAACAGAAGGGTTCCAGTTTTAG
- the KPNA4 gene encoding importin subunit alpha-3 isoform X3, with amino-acid sequence MWLTTMRRQRNEVVVELRKNKRDEHLLKRRNVPHEDICEDSDIDGDYRVQNTSLEAIVQNASSDNQGIQLSAVQAARKLLSSDRNPPIDDLIKSGILPILVHCLERDDNPSLQFEAAWALTNIASGTSEQTQAVVQSNAVPLFLRLLHSPHQNVCEQAVWALGNIIGDGPQCRDYVISLGVVKPLLSFISPSIPITFLRNVTWVMVNLCRHKDPPPPMETIQEILPALCVLIHHTDVNILVDTVWALSYLTDAGNEQIQMVIDSGIVPHLVPLLSHQEVKVQTAALRAVGNIVTGTDEQTQVVLNCDALSHFPALLTHPKEKINKEAVWFLSNITAGNQQQVQAVIDANLVPMIIHLLDKGDFGTQKEAAWAISNLTISGRKDQVAYLIQQNVIPPFCNLLTVKDAQVVQVVLDGLSNILKMAEDEAETIANLIEECGGLEKIEQLQNHENEDIYKLAYEIIDQFFSSDDIDEDPSLVPEAIQGGTFGFNSSANVPTEGFQF; translated from the exons ACTATGAGACGACAACGAAATGAAGTTGTAGTTGAGTTAAGGAAG aataaaagagATGAACATCTCTTAAAGAGAAGGAATGTACCACATGAAGATATCTGTGAAGACTCTGATATAGATGGTGATTATAGAGTG CAAAATACCTCTCTAGAAGCTATTGTTCAA aatGCTTCAAGTGATAACCAAGGAATTCAACTAAGTGCAGTTCAAGCTGCGAG GAAACTTTTATCCAGTGACAGAAATCCACCAATTGATGACTTAATAAAATCTGGAATATTGCCTATTTTAGTCCATTGTCTTGAAAGAGATGACAA TCCTTCTTTACAGTTTGAAGCTGCATGGGCTTTGACAAACATTGCATCTGGAACCTCTGAACAAACGCAAGCAGTCGTTCAGTCCA ATGCTGTGCCACTTTTTCTGAGGCTTCTCCATTCACCCCATCAAAACGTTTGTGAGCAAGCAGTGTGGGCACTGGGAAATATCATAG GTGATGGGCCCCAGTGTAGAGATTATGTTATAAGTCTTGGAGTTGTGAAACCTTTACTTTCCTTCATAAGTCCATCTATTCCTATTACATTCTTAAGAAATGTTACTTGGGTCATGGTCAACTTATGTCGCCACAAAGACCCACCACCCCCAATGGAAACCATTCAAGAG ATTCTCCCAGCCCTTTGTGTTTTAATTCATCACACAGATGTAAAT aTATTGGTAGATACTGTCTGGGCCCTCTCTTACCTTACTGATGCTGGCAATGAACAGATACAGATGGTAATAGACTCTGGAATAGTTCCTCATTTGGTTCCTCTACTCAGCCACCAGGAAGTAAAAGTTCAG ACTGCTGCACTTAGAGCTGTAGGGAATATTGTTACTGGAACTGATGAGCAAACACAAGTAGTTTTGAACTGTGATGCTCTTTCACACTTTCCTGCACTTctgacacatcccaaagaaaaaattaataaa GAAGCAGTGTGGTTCCTCTCTAACATCACGGCAGGAAATCAACAACAGGTTCAAGCAGTAATTGATGCTAATCTCGTACCAATGATAATACACCTTTTGGATAAG GGGGATTTTGGCACTCAAAAAGAAGCTGCTTGGGCCATAAGTAACTTAACAATTAGTGGAAGGAAAGATCAA GTGGCCTACCTTATCCAACAAAATGTTATCCCACCTTTTTGCAATTTGCTGACTGTAAAAGATGCACAAGTTGTGCAAGTAGTACTTGATGGACTaagtaatatattaaaaatggcTGAAGACGAGGCAGAAACCATAGCCAATCTTATAGAAGAATGTGGAG GACTGGAGAAAATTGAACAACTTCAAAATCATGAAAATGAAGACATCTACAAATTGGCCTATGAGATCATTGATCAGTTCTTCTCTTCAGATGAT attGATGAAGATCCTAGCCTTGTTCCAGAAGCAATACAAGGTGGAACATTTGGTTTCAATTCATCTGCCAATGTACCAACAGAAGGGTTCCAGTTTTAG
- the KPNA4 gene encoding importin subunit alpha-3 isoform X1 — MADNEKLDNQRLKNFKNKGRDLETMRRQRNEVVVELRKNKRDEHLLKRRNVPHEDICEDSDIDGDYRVQNTSLEAIVQNASSDNQGIQLSAVQAARKLLSSDRNPPIDDLIKSGILPILVHCLERDDNPSLQFEAAWALTNIASGTSEQTQAVVQSNAVPLFLRLLHSPHQNVCEQAVWALGNIIGDGPQCRDYVISLGVVKPLLSFISPSIPITFLRNVTWVMVNLCRHKDPPPPMETIQEILPALCVLIHHTDVNILVDTVWALSYLTDAGNEQIQMVIDSGIVPHLVPLLSHQEVKVQTAALRAVGNIVTGTDEQTQVVLNCDALSHFPALLTHPKEKINKEAVWFLSNITAGNQQQVQAVIDANLVPMIIHLLDKGDFGTQKEAAWAISNLTISGRKDQVAYLIQQNVIPPFCNLLTVKDAQVVQVVLDGLSNILKMAEDEAETIANLIEECGGLEKIEQLQNHENEDIYKLAYEIIDQFFSSDDIDEDPSLVPEAIQGGTFGFNSSANVPTEGFQF; from the exons ACTATGAGACGACAACGAAATGAAGTTGTAGTTGAGTTAAGGAAG aataaaagagATGAACATCTCTTAAAGAGAAGGAATGTACCACATGAAGATATCTGTGAAGACTCTGATATAGATGGTGATTATAGAGTG CAAAATACCTCTCTAGAAGCTATTGTTCAA aatGCTTCAAGTGATAACCAAGGAATTCAACTAAGTGCAGTTCAAGCTGCGAG GAAACTTTTATCCAGTGACAGAAATCCACCAATTGATGACTTAATAAAATCTGGAATATTGCCTATTTTAGTCCATTGTCTTGAAAGAGATGACAA TCCTTCTTTACAGTTTGAAGCTGCATGGGCTTTGACAAACATTGCATCTGGAACCTCTGAACAAACGCAAGCAGTCGTTCAGTCCA ATGCTGTGCCACTTTTTCTGAGGCTTCTCCATTCACCCCATCAAAACGTTTGTGAGCAAGCAGTGTGGGCACTGGGAAATATCATAG GTGATGGGCCCCAGTGTAGAGATTATGTTATAAGTCTTGGAGTTGTGAAACCTTTACTTTCCTTCATAAGTCCATCTATTCCTATTACATTCTTAAGAAATGTTACTTGGGTCATGGTCAACTTATGTCGCCACAAAGACCCACCACCCCCAATGGAAACCATTCAAGAG ATTCTCCCAGCCCTTTGTGTTTTAATTCATCACACAGATGTAAAT aTATTGGTAGATACTGTCTGGGCCCTCTCTTACCTTACTGATGCTGGCAATGAACAGATACAGATGGTAATAGACTCTGGAATAGTTCCTCATTTGGTTCCTCTACTCAGCCACCAGGAAGTAAAAGTTCAG ACTGCTGCACTTAGAGCTGTAGGGAATATTGTTACTGGAACTGATGAGCAAACACAAGTAGTTTTGAACTGTGATGCTCTTTCACACTTTCCTGCACTTctgacacatcccaaagaaaaaattaataaa GAAGCAGTGTGGTTCCTCTCTAACATCACGGCAGGAAATCAACAACAGGTTCAAGCAGTAATTGATGCTAATCTCGTACCAATGATAATACACCTTTTGGATAAG GGGGATTTTGGCACTCAAAAAGAAGCTGCTTGGGCCATAAGTAACTTAACAATTAGTGGAAGGAAAGATCAA GTGGCCTACCTTATCCAACAAAATGTTATCCCACCTTTTTGCAATTTGCTGACTGTAAAAGATGCACAAGTTGTGCAAGTAGTACTTGATGGACTaagtaatatattaaaaatggcTGAAGACGAGGCAGAAACCATAGCCAATCTTATAGAAGAATGTGGAG GACTGGAGAAAATTGAACAACTTCAAAATCATGAAAATGAAGACATCTACAAATTGGCCTATGAGATCATTGATCAGTTCTTCTCTTCAGATGAT attGATGAAGATCCTAGCCTTGTTCCAGAAGCAATACAAGGTGGAACATTTGGTTTCAATTCATCTGCCAATGTACCAACAGAAGGGTTCCAGTTTTAG
- the KPNA4 gene encoding importin subunit alpha-3 isoform X4 — protein MRRQRNEVVVELRKNKRDEHLLKRRNVPHEDICEDSDIDGDYRVQNTSLEAIVQNASSDNQGIQLSAVQAARKLLSSDRNPPIDDLIKSGILPILVHCLERDDNPSLQFEAAWALTNIASGTSEQTQAVVQSNAVPLFLRLLHSPHQNVCEQAVWALGNIIGDGPQCRDYVISLGVVKPLLSFISPSIPITFLRNVTWVMVNLCRHKDPPPPMETIQEILPALCVLIHHTDVNILVDTVWALSYLTDAGNEQIQMVIDSGIVPHLVPLLSHQEVKVQTAALRAVGNIVTGTDEQTQVVLNCDALSHFPALLTHPKEKINKEAVWFLSNITAGNQQQVQAVIDANLVPMIIHLLDKGDFGTQKEAAWAISNLTISGRKDQVAYLIQQNVIPPFCNLLTVKDAQVVQVVLDGLSNILKMAEDEAETIANLIEECGGLEKIEQLQNHENEDIYKLAYEIIDQFFSSDDIDEDPSLVPEAIQGGTFGFNSSANVPTEGFQF, from the exons ATGAGACGACAACGAAATGAAGTTGTAGTTGAGTTAAGGAAG aataaaagagATGAACATCTCTTAAAGAGAAGGAATGTACCACATGAAGATATCTGTGAAGACTCTGATATAGATGGTGATTATAGAGTG CAAAATACCTCTCTAGAAGCTATTGTTCAA aatGCTTCAAGTGATAACCAAGGAATTCAACTAAGTGCAGTTCAAGCTGCGAG GAAACTTTTATCCAGTGACAGAAATCCACCAATTGATGACTTAATAAAATCTGGAATATTGCCTATTTTAGTCCATTGTCTTGAAAGAGATGACAA TCCTTCTTTACAGTTTGAAGCTGCATGGGCTTTGACAAACATTGCATCTGGAACCTCTGAACAAACGCAAGCAGTCGTTCAGTCCA ATGCTGTGCCACTTTTTCTGAGGCTTCTCCATTCACCCCATCAAAACGTTTGTGAGCAAGCAGTGTGGGCACTGGGAAATATCATAG GTGATGGGCCCCAGTGTAGAGATTATGTTATAAGTCTTGGAGTTGTGAAACCTTTACTTTCCTTCATAAGTCCATCTATTCCTATTACATTCTTAAGAAATGTTACTTGGGTCATGGTCAACTTATGTCGCCACAAAGACCCACCACCCCCAATGGAAACCATTCAAGAG ATTCTCCCAGCCCTTTGTGTTTTAATTCATCACACAGATGTAAAT aTATTGGTAGATACTGTCTGGGCCCTCTCTTACCTTACTGATGCTGGCAATGAACAGATACAGATGGTAATAGACTCTGGAATAGTTCCTCATTTGGTTCCTCTACTCAGCCACCAGGAAGTAAAAGTTCAG ACTGCTGCACTTAGAGCTGTAGGGAATATTGTTACTGGAACTGATGAGCAAACACAAGTAGTTTTGAACTGTGATGCTCTTTCACACTTTCCTGCACTTctgacacatcccaaagaaaaaattaataaa GAAGCAGTGTGGTTCCTCTCTAACATCACGGCAGGAAATCAACAACAGGTTCAAGCAGTAATTGATGCTAATCTCGTACCAATGATAATACACCTTTTGGATAAG GGGGATTTTGGCACTCAAAAAGAAGCTGCTTGGGCCATAAGTAACTTAACAATTAGTGGAAGGAAAGATCAA GTGGCCTACCTTATCCAACAAAATGTTATCCCACCTTTTTGCAATTTGCTGACTGTAAAAGATGCACAAGTTGTGCAAGTAGTACTTGATGGACTaagtaatatattaaaaatggcTGAAGACGAGGCAGAAACCATAGCCAATCTTATAGAAGAATGTGGAG GACTGGAGAAAATTGAACAACTTCAAAATCATGAAAATGAAGACATCTACAAATTGGCCTATGAGATCATTGATCAGTTCTTCTCTTCAGATGAT attGATGAAGATCCTAGCCTTGTTCCAGAAGCAATACAAGGTGGAACATTTGGTTTCAATTCATCTGCCAATGTACCAACAGAAGGGTTCCAGTTTTAG